Proteins from a genomic interval of Sphingopyxis sp. QXT-31:
- a CDS encoding M23 family metallopeptidase, which yields MGDPRRIVSILLLTAPLAACIPASAPPQRPAPATITPAPTAPLAYDDVTGGDVQPTWTLKPVATNAATVTASTYTVRSGDTLRAIGEMTRAGSEAIAMENDLAPPYTLVPGQRLRIPAGLYHRVAAGETGIGIASAYGADWGEIVTINALSEPYILRVGQRLRLPAEARPLPKKEVDIAARAAAFTLDIDDIATGSQPALAANRAPAAASAAPRRPVTAAIATPAAFTGRFVWPLPGKVIARFGPLAPGKVSDGINIAAPAGTPIHATANGVVSYAGDQIAVYGGLILIDHGSGWVSAYGHAQQIDVRRGQAVKAGDVIGLAGASGQVQTPQLHFQLRKNRIPVDPLKQLPAR from the coding sequence ATGGGGGACCCGCGCCGCATAGTTTCGATCCTGCTGCTGACGGCGCCGCTCGCCGCCTGCATCCCCGCCTCGGCGCCGCCGCAGCGGCCCGCGCCGGCGACCATTACGCCCGCCCCCACCGCCCCGCTCGCCTATGACGATGTGACGGGCGGCGACGTCCAGCCGACCTGGACGCTCAAGCCTGTGGCGACCAACGCCGCCACGGTCACGGCCTCCACCTACACCGTCCGCTCGGGCGACACGCTGCGCGCGATCGGCGAGATGACGCGCGCGGGGTCCGAGGCGATCGCGATGGAGAACGACCTCGCGCCGCCCTATACGCTCGTCCCCGGCCAGCGGCTGCGCATCCCCGCCGGCCTCTATCACCGCGTCGCGGCGGGCGAGACCGGGATCGGCATCGCGAGCGCCTATGGCGCCGACTGGGGCGAGATCGTCACGATCAACGCGCTCAGCGAACCCTATATCCTCCGCGTCGGCCAGCGGCTGCGCCTGCCCGCCGAGGCGCGCCCGCTGCCGAAGAAGGAGGTCGACATCGCCGCGCGCGCCGCCGCCTTCACGCTCGACATCGACGATATCGCGACGGGCAGCCAGCCCGCGCTCGCCGCGAACAGGGCGCCGGCCGCCGCCAGCGCCGCGCCGCGCCGGCCCGTCACCGCCGCGATCGCGACCCCCGCCGCCTTCACCGGCCGCTTCGTCTGGCCGCTGCCGGGCAAGGTGATCGCGCGCTTCGGCCCGCTCGCGCCGGGCAAGGTTAGCGACGGCATCAACATCGCCGCGCCCGCGGGCACCCCGATCCATGCGACCGCGAATGGCGTCGTCTCCTATGCCGGCGACCAGATCGCGGTCTATGGCGGGCTGATCCTGATCGACCATGGCAGCGGCTGGGTCAGCGCCTATGGCCATGCGCAGCAGATCGACGTCCGCCGCGGCCAGGCGGTCAAGGCGGGCGACGTGATCGGCCTGGCGGGCGCCAGCGGACAGGTCCAGACGCCGCAGCTGCATTTCCAGCTGCGCAAGAACCGTATCCCCGTCGATCCGCTCAAGCAATTGCCCGCGCGATGA
- a CDS encoding SOS response-associated peptidase family protein: MTRLYRIDAPAADIAARFGAEAGKDPWTGDYVAPGRPAPIVIRDAKSSVRRVRPMFWGVPPPPRGTDPITSVRNLDSPFWIGTLRHTEFRCLVPATSFALWSGPTGARRQHWFAVADQPIVAMAGIVRFADEIPTFAMLTTDPNRLVAHHHPGAMPLVLPADAHERWLTADWKDAQGLVTPFPSQAMTVSDAPPLS, from the coding sequence ATGACCCGCCTCTATCGCATCGACGCCCCCGCCGCCGATATCGCGGCGCGTTTCGGCGCCGAGGCGGGCAAGGATCCGTGGACCGGCGACTATGTCGCCCCCGGCCGCCCCGCGCCCATCGTGATCCGCGACGCGAAATCGAGCGTGCGCCGCGTGCGGCCGATGTTCTGGGGCGTACCGCCGCCGCCGCGCGGCACCGACCCGATCACCAGCGTGCGCAACCTCGACAGCCCCTTCTGGATCGGCACGCTGCGCCACACCGAGTTCCGCTGTCTGGTCCCCGCGACGAGCTTTGCCCTATGGTCGGGTCCCACGGGCGCGCGGCGCCAGCATTGGTTCGCGGTTGCCGACCAGCCGATCGTCGCGATGGCGGGCATCGTCCGTTTCGCCGACGAGATCCCGACCTTCGCGATGCTGACGACCGATCCCAACCGGCTGGTCGCGCATCATCATCCGGGCGCGATGCCGCTGGTGCTGCCCGCCGACGCGCACGAACGCTGGCTGACCGCCGACTGGAAGGACGCGCAGGGCCTCGTCACCCCCTTTCCCAGCCAGGCGATGACGGTTTCGGACGCGCCGCCGCTCTCATGA